ACGAAGTTTACCAACTCCTGGTATTGATGCAATAGGTGTGGTACAAGCAATGGATTTCTTAACACAGCAAACTAAAGTATTATTTGGTAAAGAAATAAAAGACCAAGTAATGGCTACAGACAAAAATGTTATAGTAATTGGTGGTGGAGATACAGGTTCTGATTGCGTAGGTACTTCTAATCGTCATGGAGCAAAATCTGTAGTGAATTTTGAAATTATGCCTAAACCACCAGGACATCGTTCACCAACTACTCCTTGGCCTTACTGGCCATTGCAGTTAAAAACTACTTCTTCTCATAAAGAAGGTGTAGAAAGAAACTGGCTTATCAACACCAAAGAATTCATTAAAGATAAAGACGGAAAATTAACTGCTTTAAAAACAATAAATGTTGAATGGAAAATGGTTCCAGGTCAACGGCCTCAGTTAATTGAAATAGAAGGTACTGAAAAAACTTGGCCTTGTGACTTGGCTTTACTTGCCCTTGGGTTTACAGGCCCAGAAGCTACGTTAAGTGACCAATTAGGTTTAGAGACAGATGTTAGAAGTAATTATAAAGCTACGAAATACCAAACCAATGTGCCAAATATTTTTGCAGCTGGAGATATGCGTAGAGGCCAATCATTAATTGTTTGGGCAATATCCGAAGGTAGAGAAGCAGCGAGAGAAGTTGATAGATTTTTAATGGGGCGTACAAACCTAGCAACCAAAGGTAGTGGAGATTTATTGTCTGTACACTAGAATCATCTGTTCTTACATAGAACATAATCAAATTTTATATCAATAGTTCAAATAAAAATTCCTCCTTTCAATTGAAAGAAGGAATTTTTATTTATGATATTCTATTTCCAATAAGCTACGTTTAGAACTGCTTTCTCTTATAATCATTAAAAT
The nucleotide sequence above comes from Aureibaculum algae. Encoded proteins:
- a CDS encoding glutamate synthase subunit beta; the encoded protein is MGKITGFKEFERQDEKYTEVKDRVKNYKEFTVPLNESEITEQGSRCMDCGIPFCHSGCPLGNLIPDFNHMVYQGEWQKASWLLHSTNNFPEFTGRLCPAPCEKSCVLGIIEDPVSIENIEKSIVERAFKEGWIKPHPPKVRTGKTIAVVGSGPAGLAAAQQLNRAGHLVTVFERDDAIGGLLRYGIPNFKMEKGIIDRRLAILIAEGIIFKTNVNVGVNYKVEDLKAFDAVVLCGGATVRRSLPTPGIDAIGVVQAMDFLTQQTKVLFGKEIKDQVMATDKNVIVIGGGDTGSDCVGTSNRHGAKSVVNFEIMPKPPGHRSPTTPWPYWPLQLKTTSSHKEGVERNWLINTKEFIKDKDGKLTALKTINVEWKMVPGQRPQLIEIEGTEKTWPCDLALLALGFTGPEATLSDQLGLETDVRSNYKATKYQTNVPNIFAAGDMRRGQSLIVWAISEGREAAREVDRFLMGRTNLATKGSGDLLSVH